One genomic window of Sardina pilchardus chromosome 15, fSarPil1.1, whole genome shotgun sequence includes the following:
- the sgcb gene encoding beta-sarcoglycan has protein sequence MASEQESSNGPVKRTMREKAIERRTANKEHNSNFKAGYVPIEEERLHKTGLRGRKGNMAICIIVLLFLLALINLIITLVIWTVIRIGPSGCDSMEFHESGLLRFKQKADMGIVHPLQKSTVGGRKDQDLIITGNNNPVVFEQGNTKLSVEKEKTSITSDLGVSFTDPRTQTTFFSTDYDRHEFHLPKGVKVLSVKKASTERITSNASSDLTIKGDGKAIVRGNEGVYIMGKTVEFRIGGDIELKAVNSIVLNGSVMFSTTLMPKSSAKADSYFDDNMIRYKLCMCADGTLFQVQVKYPNMGCATTKNPCGMAH, from the exons ATGGCGTCCGAGCAG GAGAGCTCCAATGGACCGGTGAAGCGGACAATGAGGGAGAAGGCCATCGAGCGCCGCACCGCCAACAAGGAGCACAACAGCAACTTCAAGGCCGGCTACGTTCCCATCGAGGAGGAGCGCCTGCACAAGACGGGGCTGCGGGGACGCAAGGGCAACATGGCCATCTGCATCATTGTCCTGCTCTTCCTGCTGGCTCTCATCAACCTCATA ATTACTCTGGTGATCTGGACAGTCATTCGTATAGGCCCCAGTGGCTGTGATAGCATGGAGTTCCACGAGAGTGGTCTGCTGCGGTTCAAGCAGAAGGCAGACATGGGTATAGTGCACCCTCTTCAGAAGAGCACAGTGGGTGGCAGGAAGGACCAAGACCTGATCATCACTGGCAACAATAACCCG GTAGTGTTTGAGCAAGGAAACACCAAGTTGAGTGTTGAAAAGGAGAAGACATCCATCACCAGTGACCTTGGAGTGTCCTTCACTGATCCCCGGACCCAAACCACGTTCTTTAGCACTGACTATGACAGACACGAGTTCCACCTGCCCAAAGGAGTAAAAGTGCTTAGTGTCAAAAAGGCTTCAACAGAGAGG ATAACCAGCAATGCATCATCTGACCTGACCATTAAAGGAGATGGCAAGGCCATCGTCCGTGGCAACGAGGGAGTCTACATCATGGGGAAGACGGTGGAATTTCGGATAGGGGGAGACATAGAACTGAAGGCT GTAAACAGCATCGTGCTCAACGGctctgtcatgttttccacCACTCTCATGCCAAAGTCCTCGGCTAAGGCGGATTCGTACTTTGATGACAACATGATAAGGTAtaagctgtgcatgtgtgcagatgGCACACTGTTCCAGGTCCAGGTCAAGTACCCCAACATGGGCTGTGCGACAACTAAAAACCCCTGTGGAATGGCTCActaa
- the dcun1d4 gene encoding LOW QUALITY PROTEIN: DCN1-like protein 4 (The sequence of the model RefSeq protein was modified relative to this genomic sequence to represent the inferred CDS: inserted 2 bases in 1 codon), which translates to MDINDMSRPLAGLHTXNDTVECFIKMHSDAANFQLNSHLSTLASIHKIYHTLHRLNLTEDVGPASHTTACCSRPMPPRKKRRPTAGDDLSAKKSRQDSVFRKHESSCIQEEEAFSSKRCLEWFYEYAGCDDVVGPEGMEKFCEDIGVEPENVVMLVLAWKLDAQSMGYFTLQEWLKGMGSLQCDSTEKLRRSLDYLRSVLNDPSNFKLIYRYAFDFAREKDQRSLDLTTAKCMLGLLLGKTWPLFPVFNQFLEQSKYKVINKDQWCNVLEFSRTINLDLSNYDEDGAWPVLLDEFVEWYKDRDMS; encoded by the exons ATGGACATAAATGACATGTCCCGCCCCCTGGCCGGTCTGCACAC CAACGATACAGTTGAGTGTTTCATAAAAATGCACTCAGATGCGGCAA ATTTTCAACTGAACTCACACCTGTCGACACTGGCGAGCATCCACAAGATATACCACACTCTGCACAGGCTG AACCTAACGGAAGACGTTGGGCCAGCATCTCATACCACAG CCTGCTGCTCCAGACCCATGCCCCCCAGGAAAAAGAGGAGACCCACTGCTGGGGATGACCTGTCCGCCAAGAAGAGCCGGCAGGACAG TGTTTTCAGAAAACATGAGTCCTCGTGTattcaggaggaggaggccttcTCCAGTAAGAGGTGTCTGGAGTGGTTCTACGAGTACGCCG GATGTGATGATGTCGTGGGACCAGAGGGGATGGAGAAGTTTTGTGAAGATATAGGAGTGGAACCAGAAAAT GTGGTGATGCTGGTTCTAGCCTGGAAGCTGGACGCCCAGAGCATGGGCTATTTCACCTTGCAAGAGTGGCTGAAGGGCATGGGCTCCTTGCA GTGTGACTCGACAGAGAAGCTGCGCAGGTCCCTTGATTACCTGAGGTCTGTCCTTAACGACCCCAGCAACTTTAAGCTCATCTACCGATATGCCTTTGACTTTGCCCGG GAAAAGGACCAGAGGAGTTTAGACTTGACTACAGCCAAATGCATGCTGGGGCTTCTCCTGGGGAAGACATGGCCGTTGTTTCCCGTGTTCAACCAGTTTCTAGAG CAATCAAAGTACAAAGTTATAAATAAAGACCAGTGGTGCAATGTCCTAGAGTTCAGCAGGACCATCAATCTGGATCTTAGCAACTATGATGAAGACGGAGCTT GGCCCGTGCTGTTGGATGAGTTTGTAGAGTGGTACAAAGACAGGGACATGTCATAA